A window of the Choloepus didactylus isolate mChoDid1 chromosome 11, mChoDid1.pri, whole genome shotgun sequence genome harbors these coding sequences:
- the LOC119506210 gene encoding vacuolar protein sorting-associated protein 37A-like isoform X2, which translates to MSWLFPLNKSASSATGSPSGLTSLQQQKQRLIESLQNSHSRLLPPQFPQEKPVISVYPPIRHHLMDKQGVYVTCPLVNNFTMHSDLGKIIQSLLDEFWKNPPVLAPTSTAFPYLYSNPDGMPPYASQGFSYLPPYPPQEANRTITSVSVADTVSSTSSYITAKPTAPSFGFLSNLPLPVPTTDISAPVSQNGFGYKMPDVPDTFPELPELSVSQLTDMNEQEEILLEQFLTLPQLKQIINDKDDLVKSIEELARKNLLLEPSLEAKRQTVLDKYELLSQMKSTFEKKMQRQHELSESCSASALQARLTVAAHESEEESDNIAEDFLEGKTEIDDFLSSFMEKRTICHCRRAKEEKLQQAIAMHIQFHAPL; encoded by the exons ATGAGCTGGCTCTTTCCCCTGAACAAGAGCGCCTCCTCCGCAACTGGGTCTCCCAGTGGCCTCACCAGCCTTCAGCAGCAGAAGCAGCGCCTGATCGAGTCCCTCCAGAACTCACACTCCAG ATTGCTTCCTCCACAATTTCCTCAGGAAAAACCAGTGATCAGTGTTTATCCACCAATACGGCATCACTTAATGGATAAACAAGGAGTGTATGTTACCTGTCCATTAGTAAACAATTTTACAATGCACTCAGATCTTGGAAAAATTATTCAAAGTCTATTGGATGAGTTTTGGAAGAATCCTCCAGTTTTGGCTCCCACTTCAACAGCATTTCCATACCTATATAGTAACCCAGATGGGATGCCTCCTTATGCTTCTCAGGGTTTTTCATATCTTCCTCCATACCCCCCACAAGAAGCTAACAGGACCATCACCTCTGTATCTGTTGCTGACACTGTTTCTTCAACCTCAAGTTATATCACAGCCAAACCCACTGCTCCTTCATTTGGTTTCCTTTCAAATCTGCCGTTACCTGTTCCCACAACAGACATTTCTGCACCGGTAAGCCAAAATGGTTTTGGATACAAGATGCCAGATGTCCCTGATACATTTCCAGAACTCCCAGAACTAAGTGTGTCACAACTCACAGATATGAATGAACAGGAGGAGATATTACTAGAACAGTTTCTTACTTTACCTCAACTAAAACAAATTATTAATGACAAGGATGACTTAGTAAAGAGTATTGAGGAGCTGGCAAGAAAAAATCTCCTTTTGGAGCCCAGCTTGGAAGCCAAAAGGCAGACTGTTTTAGATAAGTATGAATTACTTTCACAAATGAAATCTACTTTTGAAAAGAAGATGCAAAGGCAGCATGAACTTAGTGAGAGCTGTAGTGCAAGTGCCCTACAGGCAAGATTAACAGTAGCTGCACATGAATCTGAGGAAGAATCTGATAATATTGCTGAAGATTTCTtggaaggaaaaactgaaatagaTGATTTTCTTAGTAGCTTCATGGAAAAGAGAACAATTTGCCACTGTAGAAGAGCCAAGGAAGAGAAACTTCAACAGGCAATAGCAATGCACATCCAGTTTCATGCTCCACTATAG
- the LOC119506210 gene encoding vacuolar protein sorting-associated protein 37A-like isoform X1, with amino-acid sequence MSWLFPLNKSASSATGSPSGLTSLQQQKQRLIESLQNSHSSIAEIQKDVEYRLPFTVNNLTININILLPPQFPQEKPVISVYPPIRHHLMDKQGVYVTCPLVNNFTMHSDLGKIIQSLLDEFWKNPPVLAPTSTAFPYLYSNPDGMPPYASQGFSYLPPYPPQEANRTITSVSVADTVSSTSSYITAKPTAPSFGFLSNLPLPVPTTDISAPVSQNGFGYKMPDVPDTFPELPELSVSQLTDMNEQEEILLEQFLTLPQLKQIINDKDDLVKSIEELARKNLLLEPSLEAKRQTVLDKYELLSQMKSTFEKKMQRQHELSESCSASALQARLTVAAHESEEESDNIAEDFLEGKTEIDDFLSSFMEKRTICHCRRAKEEKLQQAIAMHIQFHAPL; translated from the coding sequence ATGAGCTGGCTCTTTCCCCTGAACAAGAGCGCCTCCTCCGCAACTGGGTCTCCCAGTGGCCTCACCAGCCTTCAGCAGCAGAAGCAGCGCCTGATCGAGTCCCTCCAGAACTCACACTCCAGTATAGCTGAAATACAGAAAGATGTGGAGTACAGATTACCATTCACTGTAAACAACCTGACAATTAACATTAATATATTGCTTCCTCCACAATTTCCTCAGGAAAAACCAGTGATCAGTGTTTATCCACCAATACGGCATCACTTAATGGATAAACAAGGAGTGTATGTTACCTGTCCATTAGTAAACAATTTTACAATGCACTCAGATCTTGGAAAAATTATTCAAAGTCTATTGGATGAGTTTTGGAAGAATCCTCCAGTTTTGGCTCCCACTTCAACAGCATTTCCATACCTATATAGTAACCCAGATGGGATGCCTCCTTATGCTTCTCAGGGTTTTTCATATCTTCCTCCATACCCCCCACAAGAAGCTAACAGGACCATCACCTCTGTATCTGTTGCTGACACTGTTTCTTCAACCTCAAGTTATATCACAGCCAAACCCACTGCTCCTTCATTTGGTTTCCTTTCAAATCTGCCGTTACCTGTTCCCACAACAGACATTTCTGCACCGGTAAGCCAAAATGGTTTTGGATACAAGATGCCAGATGTCCCTGATACATTTCCAGAACTCCCAGAACTAAGTGTGTCACAACTCACAGATATGAATGAACAGGAGGAGATATTACTAGAACAGTTTCTTACTTTACCTCAACTAAAACAAATTATTAATGACAAGGATGACTTAGTAAAGAGTATTGAGGAGCTGGCAAGAAAAAATCTCCTTTTGGAGCCCAGCTTGGAAGCCAAAAGGCAGACTGTTTTAGATAAGTATGAATTACTTTCACAAATGAAATCTACTTTTGAAAAGAAGATGCAAAGGCAGCATGAACTTAGTGAGAGCTGTAGTGCAAGTGCCCTACAGGCAAGATTAACAGTAGCTGCACATGAATCTGAGGAAGAATCTGATAATATTGCTGAAGATTTCTtggaaggaaaaactgaaatagaTGATTTTCTTAGTAGCTTCATGGAAAAGAGAACAATTTGCCACTGTAGAAGAGCCAAGGAAGAGAAACTTCAACAGGCAATAGCAATGCACATCCAGTTTCATGCTCCACTATAG